The Virgibacillus siamensis sequence CGATACGTCAGATCATTGCCTGCCTGGTAATCATTTAAGGATGCAATGGACTGCATAAAATTGTCGGATGCAGTATAGTTACGGGAGACGTACTGTTTACCGCCTGTCTGCCTGTCTGCAATTGACAGCATGACAGCAGCGATATGCTTGCATGGACCAAATGTGCTATATGCCGGGCAGTCGCAATAAGTATTTATGGATCCCTTATCGAATTCAGATGTGTCAATTTCCACGAAGTAATCTTCTGTTCCAGCTACGGAGGCAGTCCATACATTGTAATTTATATCGTATAAAAGATTGTTTACAAGGCCATTCTGAAAATATTCCAATCCCCTTCTGTACACGACGGAAGGAAACAATTTTTGTATGTTTACATCGCTAAAATTAGTCAAAATACTAGCAACCTACCTTCTGAAATCTCTTTATCTCTTTATTTTAAAATACCTTTTGGTTTTCAGTAAACATTTATAATTGTAAACGAGGTCAGGCCTTTTTAAAACTAAATACTATTAACAGGATTGGTGCCATAATAAAATTATATACCCGGTGATGCGTTTTAAGTGTTGTTTTTTAAAACAGGAAATATCCAATAACACCAATAACTCCGGCACGGGCCGAAGTTATTGGCTTATTATTTCATTTTTTCCGGCAGTGCATGGATGGAACTGATCAGGTCATTTAGCTTTCCTTCGATGCGGTGCAGCAAATAAAATGTCACCACTATTGGAAAGCCAACCTCCGTCACAAATGATATCCAGGCTTCCACTGGTATCCCTCCTTTCTGCTATAGATTGATATTCTTTCCGGGATTAATCAGCGCAGCCGTTAGCTGTCTTAGTCAGGCGGAGCGCTTGCACGATTTTCCTATGAAAAGGAAGACCAGGGGCTTGTGTGCCGCTGGTCTGAGTGAACAGGTAATCGCATTTCCTCCATGTGTTTATGCTAATTCAATGTCTGTAACGTTACGTTCGACAATCCGTGCACTTTTTATGGACAGCAGATCACCGCCGGATGAAGCAAAAGCGTTTTGGGCAATAATTTCATCCATGGCACTTTTTACAGCCGTCGGATCAACAGGTTCAACCGGCTTGTCCAATGAATAGGTCACTGTTTTCCCTTCAGCGTTAACAAATTTCAATTCAAGCTTTTTCATCACGGTACCTCCTTCCCTTTATTATTTGTTCCGTTATGCCTGTGTAATGTCGGAGCTGTCATCCCGTTCAATGTTATAGAGCGGGCGCTGCTGAAGCCCTGCGACAGCCGTTGCGATTGCGAACAACTGGTCCGCTGTTGCCGAAATTTTAACATTGTTGAAGCTTTTGGACTTGTAGATTGTTTTGCCTGTCAGGATGTCATCTCCGTCGTCCAATACAAGTGTTAAACGGCTTGCAGTCATTTCTGCTACTGCCATGTTCTCCACCTCCCTTCACCCTATAATCGAAAGGAACAGTGAAAAGGTGGCATTCAAAAAATGCAATCGCCTGATTTTACCGGCGGTGCTGAATAATTCACGTTTCCCGCCGAACATTCGCTCGTAACCGCCGAACAATTCTCGCTACCCGCTGAACATTTGGCATTAGCCGCTGAACAATTCGCGTTTGCCGCCGAACCTATTTCGCAGCCCCCCATCAAAAATCGCCACCCTTTCCTGTCAGGTGACGATAGTTTTATTACAGTATTAAAATTGCTGTATAAATAGATAAATGCCGGAGAAAAGCAGCAGAATGTAAGTCAATTTACGAAACAGATCCTGGCTGATCCATTTAAAGAGCATTTGTCCCAGCACAAGCCCAATTATAACGATCGGCAAAGCAGTCAGACTTGATTCCCATACGTCACGGGTTGTCCCGGCAACGATCACCTGAATGACCAGGCTTATGGCATAAATCCATAAATAAAATGCAAGTGTTGTTCCCCGTAACGTTTCCTTGGATGTAGCTGTACCGGAAAAATACAATAATATCGGTGGACCGGGGATACCAATGCTTGTTGTAAATGCTCCCGATACACCGCCAATTACCAAATCACGTCTGTCGCTCTGATGGATTCGAAATTTTAAAACCAGCAAGACCGTCAGCACAACAATCAGCAATCCAACCCCCAATTTCAACAGGGTCATATCCATTATTAAAAAGATGGAAATTCCAACCGGCAACCCGATAAGACTGCCTGTAATGAAACGCTTTAAAATCCTTTTATCAATGTCATGTTTAATTTTTAAAATAAGTGCGATGGAAATAATCAGAGATAG is a genomic window containing:
- a CDS encoding DUF1659 domain-containing protein; translation: MAVAEMTASRLTLVLDDGDDILTGKTIYKSKSFNNVKISATADQLFAIATAVAGLQQRPLYNIERDDSSDITQA
- a CDS encoding DUF2922 domain-containing protein; translated protein: MKKLELKFVNAEGKTVTYSLDKPVEPVDPTAVKSAMDEIIAQNAFASSGGDLLSIKSARIVERNVTDIELA
- a CDS encoding YvrJ family protein, which encodes MEAWISFVTEVGFPIVVTFYLLHRIEGKLNDLISSIHALPEKMK
- a CDS encoding sulfite exporter TauE/SafE family protein, producing METIILFSVIILLASVLQTSTGFGFSIVATPFLLVLFDPREAIQINLILSLIISIALILKIKHDIDKRILKRFITGSLIGLPVGISIFLIMDMTLLKLGVGLLIVVLTVLLVLKFRIHQSDRRDLVIGGVSGAFTTSIGIPGPPILLYFSGTATSKETLRGTTLAFYLWIYAISLVIQVIVAGTTRDVWESSLTALPIVIIGLVLGQMLFKWISQDLFRKLTYILLLFSGIYLFIQQF